One Legionella lansingensis genomic region harbors:
- the icmT gene encoding IcmT/TraK family protein → MAAGGFAETAHWRDSARSARFFMVDARAAFPIFLFLMHIRVWTGILVLVSAVFFGVIEHYGFTVPVFLRWIRSFLAGPIKNSKPWWR, encoded by the coding sequence ATGGCGGCTGGAGGGTTTGCTGAAACCGCTCATTGGAGGGATTCTGCAAGAAGCGCTCGTTTTTTTATGGTAGATGCACGAGCGGCTTTTCCAATCTTTCTTTTTCTAATGCATATTAGGGTCTGGACCGGTATCTTGGTTTTAGTATCAGCTGTCTTCTTTGGAGTCATTGAGCACTATGGTTTTACAGTTCCAGTTTTTCTAAGATGGATAAGAAGTTTTTTGGCGGGTCCTATAAAAAATTCAAAACCGTGGTGGCGATAA
- the ubiK gene encoding ubiquinone biosynthesis accessory factor UbiK, which yields MFDTKHFDDLAKKLFATLPTSLQNFENEIQQKFKDVLQATFARLDLVTREEFDVQTKVLARTREKLDDLQAQIEKLLAKKQDK from the coding sequence ATGTTTGATACAAAACATTTTGACGATTTAGCTAAAAAGCTCTTTGCCACCTTACCTACAAGTCTACAAAACTTTGAAAATGAGATTCAACAAAAATTCAAGGATGTCCTTCAAGCCACTTTTGCACGCTTAGATCTAGTAACAAGAGAAGAATTTGATGTGCAAACCAAAGTATTAGCGCGCACGCGCGAGAAATTGGACGACTTACAAGCACAAATTGAAAAATTGCTAGCTAAGAAGCAAGATAAATAA
- a CDS encoding P-II family nitrogen regulator has product MKMLTAIIKPFKLDDVHEALMEIGVPGITISETRGFGRQKGHTELYRGAEYVVDFLPKIKIELALPDNMIEAAIDAICKAAYTGKIGDGKIFVYELEQVVRIRTGEVGDDAL; this is encoded by the coding sequence ATGAAGATGCTTACAGCAATTATCAAGCCATTTAAACTTGATGATGTGCACGAGGCCTTGATGGAAATTGGGGTGCCTGGAATAACAATTTCCGAAACTCGCGGTTTTGGTCGTCAGAAGGGACATACAGAACTCTATCGCGGTGCCGAATATGTTGTGGATTTTTTACCAAAGATTAAAATCGAACTGGCTTTACCTGATAACATGATTGAGGCTGCCATTGATGCTATTTGTAAGGCGGCTTATACAGGGAAGATTGGTGATGGCAAGATTTTTGTTTATGAACTTGAACAGGTCGTACGTATAAGAACAGGTGAGGTGGGGGATGATGCGCTTTGA
- the icmP gene encoding type IVB secretion system coupling complex protein DotM/IcmP, with product MAQQSQQQGGGDNSMAPVWIMVLIFFTAFFIWKLGHQYIVALVFYLNVLQAKLISFFVSNAQLQNNIYLMQTIDPATVSWDQFVDLTRSVGNFIRYPIVVILIFLAIFLYRSDITLRFKKAHNMKTLRTQEQHNWLAIMPVVKEDLVSVDINKGPWAMALTPMEFARKYKLLKKDDALLDNPTPGQEMTAGIRKGDAKRVFTLQLGPYWDGFDHCPPQVYALAAVFIARMNRDRNSASSILESLDKSYAAGKMDFSVAKSVLKKYQHAENVQEILGKHAYLLTVMASLLESAREDGVVPSSEFLWLKPIDRRLWYMLNCVGRQTPFAEVAGPFAHWRAEKVMGRRSLVPMIDEAIKALEIAVKEVKLTPKELQELEP from the coding sequence ATGGCACAACAATCACAGCAACAAGGTGGCGGCGATAACTCAATGGCACCAGTATGGATTATGGTGCTGATATTTTTCACCGCTTTTTTTATCTGGAAACTTGGACATCAATACATTGTTGCCCTCGTTTTTTATCTAAATGTATTACAAGCAAAATTAATCAGTTTTTTTGTTAGCAATGCTCAGCTGCAAAATAATATTTACTTGATGCAAACCATTGATCCGGCAACAGTAAGCTGGGATCAGTTCGTTGATCTGACTCGCAGTGTTGGCAATTTTATTCGCTACCCAATTGTTGTCATCCTTATATTCTTAGCTATTTTTCTTTACCGTTCCGACATCACTCTTAGATTCAAAAAAGCACATAATATGAAAACCCTACGCACCCAAGAACAGCATAATTGGCTAGCGATTATGCCTGTCGTTAAAGAAGATTTAGTGAGCGTAGATATTAATAAAGGCCCTTGGGCCATGGCACTTACCCCGATGGAATTTGCCCGCAAATACAAGTTACTCAAAAAAGATGATGCTCTCTTAGATAATCCTACACCAGGGCAAGAGATGACTGCTGGTATTCGCAAGGGAGACGCAAAACGTGTATTCACATTGCAATTAGGTCCGTATTGGGATGGTTTTGATCACTGCCCACCGCAAGTTTATGCTCTAGCTGCAGTGTTTATTGCTAGAATGAACCGGGATAGGAATTCTGCTAGCTCTATTCTAGAGTCCTTAGATAAATCTTACGCTGCCGGAAAAATGGACTTTTCTGTAGCTAAGTCGGTATTGAAGAAATATCAACATGCTGAAAATGTGCAAGAAATTTTAGGAAAGCACGCTTACCTCTTGACGGTTATGGCTTCACTATTGGAATCGGCACGTGAAGATGGGGTTGTGCCAAGTTCAGAGTTTTTATGGCTTAAGCCCATCGATCGTCGATTATGGTATATGCTTAATTGTGTAGGCCGTCAAACGCCTTTTGCAGAGGTTGCAGGTCCTTTTGCCCATTGGCGTGCCGAAAAGGTTATGGGTAGACGGTCTTTAGTACCTATGATAGATGAAGCAATTAAAGCACTTGAAATCGCTGTGAAAGAAGTGAAATTAACGCCTAAAGAGTTGCAGGAGTTAGAGCCATGA
- a CDS encoding 5-formyltetrahydrofolate cyclo-ligase, which yields MADRFKDALRRSCRGIREKLSPAYQRMASTQVCTHIRKLDQYRYAKRIALYKAVAGEINLNNLWDSAPLQGKYCYFPALNKDKTLSFLPATPATPFIENRYSIPEPDVSIEEAVPPGKLDIIFVPLVAFDEKCTRLGVGAGYYDMTLANEKHPMLIGVAYEFQRQPFIERHPWDVPLTAVVTPRAIYWSK from the coding sequence ATGGCTGATCGCTTTAAAGATGCTTTAAGACGTAGTTGTCGAGGAATACGCGAAAAACTCTCCCCCGCCTACCAACGAATGGCCTCTACTCAAGTTTGCACACACATTCGCAAATTGGATCAATATCGCTATGCAAAACGGATTGCACTTTATAAAGCTGTTGCAGGTGAAATTAATTTAAATAACTTATGGGATTCCGCCCCCTTACAAGGAAAGTATTGTTATTTCCCGGCGCTTAATAAGGATAAAACCCTCTCTTTTTTACCTGCCACTCCTGCCACTCCTTTTATTGAAAATCGTTATAGCATACCGGAGCCCGATGTAAGCATTGAAGAAGCTGTTCCCCCTGGCAAACTGGATATTATTTTTGTGCCATTAGTTGCTTTCGATGAAAAATGCACTCGTTTAGGGGTAGGAGCGGGATATTATGATATGACCTTGGCCAATGAAAAACATCCCATGCTCATTGGCGTTGCTTACGAATTTCAACGACAACCTTTTATCGAGCGACACCCGTGGGATGTCCCGCTAACCGCTGTGGTTACCCCACGTGCAATCTATTGGAGTAAATAA
- a CDS encoding TraM recognition domain-containing protein, giving the protein MMRGIDSRHEIDPTQLLRDTRTLGQRLADFFSDPTNVAIVLVSMAAVAYYLSEVSTLMLIVGAAIFLYAYSCKQKLPFRLPKIARVKDYNDLKPGIGTPNIARGIAFFGNDRKTKEELWFTNDDLRTHALIFGSTGSGKTETLVSLAYNALVHASGFIYVDGKGDNSLYAKIFSMVRSMGREDDLLLINFMTGARDIVGPQEKRLSNTLNPFCQGSSSMLTQLVVSLMGSSGQSSDGDMWKGRAISFVEALMKLLVYMRDEGAILLDANTIRNYFDLARLEAIVLDKVFPRDDQESINIDSVPKLITDPLRNYVFNLPGYNKEKKGKQVSQVLEQHGFITMQLVRVFSSLADTYGHIIRTNLAEVDFKDVVLNRRILVVLLPALEKSPDELSNLGKVIVSSLKAMMAAGLGDQVEGDYRDVIERKPTTAPTPYMCILDEYGYYAVQGFAVVPAQARSLGFSAIFAGQDLPAFQKASKEEAASIGANTNIKICMKLEDPTETWDFFTKTAGEAYVTKVDSFQTKDTSMSNSYLDTKSSSFEKRARIDLLDLKEQTEGEAHIFFKSKIVRARMFYANPKPVKQLKLNQFLKVEPPPDEYLMKLQKQLSGFQKILESGDLSISKAVETEEITLITKALHDSKISEPIERGVAALLAFHGHNEPPPVEEIIEEEEEGILTIFSKLRQPSNALPLLAKDMEQFSLPLLAINETRDFLSVIERASGAKDKYAGTVANELIKDFQMATHYPPQERDQVTSTELSEIVNALSEKIVSEREKAQAKSEEI; this is encoded by the coding sequence ATGATGCGTGGTATTGATTCGCGACATGAAATAGATCCTACCCAGCTTTTGCGGGATACACGCACGCTTGGCCAACGTCTTGCAGATTTTTTCTCTGATCCAACAAATGTCGCTATTGTTTTGGTTTCCATGGCAGCAGTTGCTTACTATTTATCTGAAGTGTCAACGCTGATGTTGATTGTTGGCGCTGCTATCTTCCTCTACGCTTACTCTTGCAAACAGAAGCTCCCCTTTAGACTGCCTAAGATCGCTAGAGTCAAAGATTATAATGATTTAAAACCGGGTATAGGGACCCCAAATATTGCTCGCGGAATTGCCTTCTTTGGTAATGATCGCAAAACAAAAGAAGAGCTGTGGTTCACCAATGATGATCTTAGAACACATGCGCTTATTTTCGGTTCCACCGGTAGTGGTAAAACAGAAACACTCGTCTCACTTGCTTATAATGCCTTAGTGCATGCCAGTGGTTTTATTTACGTCGACGGTAAAGGTGATAACTCGCTTTATGCGAAGATCTTCTCCATGGTGCGCAGCATGGGGCGTGAGGATGATTTACTATTGATCAACTTCATGACTGGTGCGCGTGATATTGTCGGGCCTCAGGAAAAACGTTTATCCAATACCCTTAATCCGTTTTGTCAGGGTTCTTCCAGTATGTTGACCCAGCTGGTGGTGAGTTTGATGGGATCGTCTGGTCAGTCTTCTGACGGGGACATGTGGAAAGGTCGTGCTATCAGCTTCGTGGAAGCTTTAATGAAGTTATTGGTCTATATGCGTGATGAAGGTGCTATCCTACTTGATGCCAATACGATTCGTAACTATTTTGACTTAGCCCGTCTTGAAGCAATCGTGCTCGATAAGGTTTTTCCACGAGATGACCAAGAAAGCATAAATATTGACTCAGTCCCTAAATTAATTACTGATCCATTGCGTAACTATGTATTTAACCTCCCTGGTTACAATAAAGAAAAAAAGGGTAAACAAGTTTCACAAGTTCTGGAACAGCACGGTTTTATTACCATGCAGTTGGTTCGTGTATTCTCATCTTTAGCAGACACCTATGGCCACATTATTCGCACAAATTTGGCAGAAGTGGATTTTAAAGATGTAGTACTCAATCGACGCATCCTCGTTGTATTGTTGCCTGCATTGGAGAAATCTCCTGATGAGTTATCCAATTTAGGTAAGGTCATTGTTTCTTCTTTGAAAGCCATGATGGCTGCAGGATTAGGTGACCAGGTTGAAGGTGATTACCGAGATGTGATCGAAAGAAAACCAACCACTGCCCCTACACCTTACATGTGTATTTTGGATGAGTATGGTTACTACGCTGTTCAGGGGTTTGCTGTGGTGCCTGCTCAGGCGCGTTCACTTGGATTCTCTGCAATTTTTGCTGGACAAGACTTACCTGCTTTCCAGAAAGCATCCAAGGAAGAAGCTGCATCTATCGGTGCAAATACGAACATCAAGATTTGTATGAAACTTGAGGATCCTACCGAAACGTGGGATTTCTTTACTAAAACAGCTGGGGAAGCTTACGTCACTAAGGTTGATTCATTCCAAACCAAAGATACAAGTATGTCGAACAGTTATTTGGACACGAAGAGTTCCTCTTTTGAAAAACGTGCCCGTATCGATTTGCTGGATCTGAAAGAGCAAACGGAAGGTGAAGCACATATATTCTTTAAATCCAAGATTGTTCGTGCTCGCATGTTTTATGCTAACCCTAAACCAGTGAAGCAGTTGAAGCTTAATCAATTTTTGAAGGTAGAGCCGCCTCCTGATGAATACTTGATGAAATTGCAAAAACAACTTTCAGGATTTCAAAAGATATTGGAGAGTGGAGATTTAAGTATCAGCAAAGCCGTTGAAACAGAAGAAATTACGTTAATCACTAAAGCATTGCATGACTCTAAGATCAGTGAGCCAATTGAGCGAGGAGTGGCTGCTTTACTGGCATTCCATGGTCATAATGAACCACCTCCAGTAGAAGAGATCATTGAGGAAGAAGAGGAAGGGATATTAACCATCTTCAGTAAACTTCGCCAACCATCCAATGCACTTCCTTTGTTGGCAAAAGATATGGAACAATTTTCTCTACCCTTATTGGCTATCAACGAGACAAGAGACTTTCTGTCGGTTATTGAGCGTGCTAGCGGGGCGAAAGACAAGTATGCTGGCACGGTCGCTAATGAACTGATTAAAGACTTTCAAATGGCGACACATTATCCGCCTCAAGAAAGAGACCAAGTCACATCTACAGAACTGTCTGAAATAGTAAACGCACTATCAGAAAAAATTGTGAGTGAACGAGAAAAAGCCCAAGCTAAATCAGAAGAGATCTAA
- a CDS encoding EVE domain-containing protein, producing the protein MTHYWLMKSEPDCFSIDDLINAPNQTTHWDGVRNYQARNFMRDQMTIGDKIFFYHSNCNPPGIIGIAEVTSKAYPDHTAFDPESEHPDPKSNLDNPRWYMVDIRFKEKFKHLISLEQLRQYPELEKMALLRKGNRLSVLPVSAGEWDFIVNHLK; encoded by the coding sequence ATGACCCATTATTGGTTAATGAAATCAGAGCCTGATTGTTTTAGTATTGATGATCTTATAAATGCCCCCAATCAAACGACTCATTGGGATGGGGTACGTAATTATCAGGCCCGTAACTTTATGCGCGATCAAATGACCATTGGAGACAAAATATTTTTTTATCATTCCAATTGCAATCCACCTGGTATTATCGGGATCGCAGAAGTAACGAGTAAGGCTTATCCGGATCATACGGCCTTTGACCCCGAAAGCGAACATCCCGATCCCAAAAGCAACCTGGATAATCCACGTTGGTATATGGTTGATATCCGGTTTAAGGAAAAATTCAAGCATTTAATTTCTTTAGAGCAATTAAGACAATACCCTGAGCTTGAGAAAATGGCCTTGCTTCGTAAAGGTAACCGGTTATCAGTTTTACCTGTGAGCGCAGGCGAGTGGGATTTTATTGTTAATCATTTAAAATAA
- a CDS encoding aminotransferase class IV, translated as MLIFMNKNGLAPFPLEDRIFLGEGLFETLRVANGKPCYPKLHWQRLQNSASFLDIPFDLSFDTWLRKLLQCIKINAMQNGGIKVLLSSGSAPRGLLQKSKEARLVFDAFNYVKNPRPLKLISAPWLRDGNNPIYQIKSINYLEAIMARRQAEHAEADDVLFFNLRQHATETSVANLFMIKDNQLYTPGLKSGILAGIIRQRLLALCKSNGIAHCEGELDRATLIKSDAIFITNTLQGIRLVATLDDVSFVTNHPLITLLQDLLSKDS; from the coding sequence ATGCTCATTTTTATGAATAAAAATGGGCTAGCTCCTTTTCCCTTGGAAGATCGTATTTTTTTGGGGGAGGGACTTTTTGAGACCCTACGTGTCGCAAACGGAAAACCATGTTACCCAAAGCTCCATTGGCAGCGTCTGCAAAATTCTGCTTCATTTTTAGACATCCCTTTTGATCTGTCTTTTGATACATGGCTAAGGAAACTGTTGCAGTGTATCAAGATAAACGCCATGCAAAATGGGGGTATAAAGGTCTTATTAAGCAGTGGCAGCGCACCCAGAGGACTACTCCAAAAAAGTAAAGAAGCACGGTTGGTCTTTGATGCTTTTAACTATGTTAAAAATCCCCGACCACTCAAGCTTATCAGTGCGCCTTGGCTGCGAGATGGTAACAATCCAATTTATCAAATTAAATCCATTAATTATCTAGAGGCTATCATGGCACGGCGACAGGCCGAACATGCAGAGGCAGATGACGTTTTATTTTTTAATCTAAGACAGCATGCAACAGAAACATCCGTGGCTAATCTGTTTATGATTAAAGATAATCAATTATATACCCCAGGGCTTAAAAGCGGGATACTGGCAGGTATAATTCGCCAGCGTCTATTAGCCTTATGTAAGTCCAATGGTATTGCTCATTGTGAGGGTGAATTAGACAGAGCTACCCTGATAAAAAGCGATGCGATCTTCATTACAAATACGTTACAAGGTATCCGCCTCGTTGCGACACTTGATGATGTGTCTTTCGTGACTAACCATCCCCTAATTACGCTATTGCAAGATTTATTGTCAAAAGATAGCTAG
- the icmQ gene encoding Dot/Icm secretion system protein IcmQ, with protein sequence MKDRLTQDQAQAILKALDDAIEKGPWDESNFLRAIGRNLREIRQNFANQIGSGQDQQTQIKKESGFFASQGSQRTEQQEVFIALYSTEGNNIQAWERLLANLPRQMISRPIYADEQDVKNLIKAKANKVNEAYVAAYINQSDILSIAADKIPTDRFGKPLLSLKDRSLSLDNITRFVHLSGVYHYVKGRLVKKSPSE encoded by the coding sequence ATGAAAGACAGATTAACGCAAGATCAAGCCCAAGCCATTTTGAAAGCATTAGATGATGCCATTGAGAAAGGACCGTGGGATGAATCTAATTTTTTACGCGCCATCGGCAGAAATTTACGCGAAATAAGGCAAAATTTTGCTAATCAAATCGGTAGTGGCCAAGATCAACAAACCCAAATTAAAAAGGAATCCGGCTTCTTTGCAAGTCAGGGTTCCCAACGCACTGAACAACAAGAAGTATTTATAGCGCTTTATTCTACTGAGGGTAATAACATACAAGCTTGGGAGCGCCTTCTTGCCAATTTACCTCGGCAAATGATCTCTCGACCCATTTATGCAGATGAACAAGATGTGAAGAATTTGATTAAGGCAAAAGCAAATAAAGTAAATGAGGCATATGTGGCTGCTTATATTAATCAAAGTGATATTCTATCCATAGCAGCAGATAAAATACCAACAGATAGATTTGGCAAGCCACTGTTGTCACTCAAAGATCGTTCTTTAAGTCTTGATAATATTACTCGCTTTGTCCATTTATCCGGTGTTTATCATTATGTAAAAGGACGTTTAGTGAAAAAATCTCCGTCAGAATAA
- a CDS encoding TVP38/TMEM64 family protein gives MRVFCTALAIIAFIASAFLFQQNAPFILEGIKNLGWLAPVLFLLLYAIATVLLLPTMVLTLAGGALFGPVYGIFLNLLGASFGAALAFCISRHLATDWFATKRGPKINKLIQGVEENGWQFVALLRLLPIIPFNLVNYGLGLTKIKFSHYIITTFIFLTPAEIVYTYCGYAGMDVLTHHTSLYSSSLIILLLLAVVIFAIKLARYYQHRRKTTDYNRERP, from the coding sequence ATGAGAGTATTCTGCACAGCCTTGGCAATTATCGCCTTTATTGCTAGCGCCTTTCTTTTTCAGCAGAATGCGCCTTTTATTCTTGAGGGCATCAAAAACTTAGGATGGCTCGCTCCTGTGTTGTTCTTACTGTTGTATGCCATTGCTACTGTTCTCCTCTTACCTACCATGGTATTGACACTTGCCGGCGGTGCATTATTTGGTCCTGTGTATGGTATTTTTTTGAATTTGCTTGGAGCCTCTTTTGGAGCAGCTCTTGCTTTTTGTATTAGCAGGCATCTAGCCACTGATTGGTTTGCCACTAAAAGAGGACCTAAAATTAATAAACTTATCCAAGGTGTTGAAGAGAATGGCTGGCAATTTGTTGCATTATTACGTTTATTGCCCATCATTCCTTTCAATCTTGTCAATTACGGCTTAGGTTTAACAAAAATTAAATTTAGTCATTACATTATTACTACATTTATTTTTTTAACCCCTGCCGAGATCGTATATACCTATTGTGGGTATGCAGGCATGGATGTCTTAACTCATCACACATCGTTGTACAGTTCAAGTCTTATTATTTTACTTCTTTTGGCTGTCGTTATTTTTGCAATTAAACTCGCACGATATTACCAACATCGTCGCAAAACCACCGATTACAATAGAGAGCGTCCCTAG
- a CDS encoding type IV secretion IcmS family protein gives MEIDIRKSMALIAANMNAKFYLNDRFVSYEEVFSDTGLLPAIARRADQLCSLCLGYGLGVTFDEAENALLGIRVVFDEVTPNALRLLCMTDVLNELIQGGPSRDYTPLDELMYD, from the coding sequence ATGGAAATAGATATCCGTAAAAGCATGGCCCTGATCGCCGCAAATATGAACGCCAAATTTTACCTCAATGATCGCTTTGTTAGTTATGAGGAAGTGTTCTCAGATACGGGTCTGCTTCCTGCTATCGCTCGTAGGGCGGATCAATTATGTTCATTGTGCTTAGGTTATGGTTTGGGCGTAACTTTTGACGAGGCAGAGAATGCGTTACTAGGAATACGCGTGGTTTTTGATGAGGTGACTCCAAATGCATTGCGATTACTGTGCATGACGGATGTGCTAAATGAGCTTATTCAAGGGGGGCCGAGTCGAGATTACACGCCCTTGGACGAGTTAATGTATGATTAA
- a CDS encoding PA3496 family putative envelope integrity protein: MSDMFDDDDLDEVDAFANPEDELINADPQEGSTLDARRRLENMLEEKRLRDELDDFVDY; encoded by the coding sequence ATGAGTGATATGTTTGATGACGATGATTTAGACGAAGTAGATGCCTTTGCGAATCCTGAAGATGAACTAATTAACGCTGATCCACAGGAAGGCTCAACGTTGGATGCGCGTAGACGCCTTGAAAACATGTTAGAAGAAAAGCGCCTCCGCGATGAACTTGATGATTTTGTCGACTATTAA
- a CDS encoding integrase, producing MGQVNMDLYLKIQRIRYQRGNRALKKRILDEFCETHHYHRKAAARLLRQLPISDKSPKKVGKKKTYDPSILLEPLKKIWLGTDQMCGKRLKRALPLWLPHYQNHYEPLAAEISSQLLTMSAATIDRLLKPVKTRYGKGLSGTKPGSILRNQIPVNTNQWNTNEVGFMEADSVAHCGASLAGDFVWSITLTDIFSGWTEMRATWNKGAHGVLGGIQDIEKNLPFEIKGFDCDNGSEFLNWHLIHYFTERDPQKAVQFTRSRPYKKDDNAHVEQKNWTHVRQLFGYHRFGNPKLVELMNDLYSNEVSLLFNFFYPCIKLIDKVRIQSRVIKKYDQPQTPYQRLMTSNGLTLAQKTKLQETFNTLDPFDLQKKIQKKLKLIFRLVNIQHVKQRKAL from the coding sequence ATGGGGCAAGTGAATATGGATTTGTATCTAAAAATACAGCGTATCCGCTATCAACGAGGCAATAGAGCGTTAAAAAAACGCATTCTGGATGAATTTTGCGAGACGCATCATTATCATCGCAAAGCAGCAGCTCGTTTATTAAGACAGTTACCCATTTCTGATAAAAGTCCGAAGAAAGTTGGAAAAAAGAAGACCTATGACCCATCCATATTGCTGGAGCCTTTAAAAAAGATATGGCTTGGCACGGATCAGATGTGTGGTAAACGATTAAAGAGAGCTCTTCCCTTATGGTTACCTCATTATCAAAATCATTATGAGCCTTTAGCGGCGGAGATATCCTCTCAACTGCTAACCATGAGCGCTGCTACAATTGATCGCTTACTCAAGCCTGTTAAAACTCGCTATGGAAAAGGCTTAAGTGGAACAAAGCCTGGAAGTATTCTCAGGAATCAAATTCCAGTCAATACGAATCAGTGGAATACTAACGAAGTGGGTTTTATGGAGGCCGACAGCGTTGCGCATTGTGGAGCATCACTAGCCGGTGATTTTGTTTGGTCTATTACGCTGACGGATATTTTCAGTGGCTGGACAGAAATGCGGGCCACTTGGAATAAAGGAGCTCATGGTGTCTTGGGGGGTATTCAAGACATAGAAAAAAATTTACCTTTTGAAATCAAAGGGTTTGATTGTGATAACGGCTCAGAGTTTCTCAATTGGCATCTCATTCATTATTTTACTGAGCGGGACCCACAAAAAGCGGTTCAATTTACTCGCTCTCGTCCTTATAAAAAAGACGATAATGCACATGTTGAACAAAAGAACTGGACTCATGTGCGTCAACTGTTTGGTTATCATCGTTTTGGTAATCCAAAGCTCGTTGAGCTTATGAATGACTTATATTCTAACGAAGTCTCCTTGTTATTTAATTTTTTCTATCCTTGCATTAAGCTCATTGACAAAGTACGAATTCAATCCCGTGTAATCAAAAAATATGATCAACCCCAAACGCCCTATCAGCGACTGATGACGTCGAATGGTCTTACTCTCGCTCAGAAAACAAAATTACAAGAGACCTTTAATACACTCGACCCGTTTGACTTGCAAAAAAAGATTCAAAAAAAGCTAAAATTAATATTTAGATTAGTGAATATTCAACATGTAAAACAAAGAAAGGCTCTTTAA